In the genome of Arachis stenosperma cultivar V10309 chromosome 6, arast.V10309.gnm1.PFL2, whole genome shotgun sequence, the window AATAAATTCAGTATTATAATTCAATGTTTCAATTTTACAGTAAGAATCCAAACCCTAAATTTAGTTTCACAGCAACAAAATTTAACTCTACTCCCAAATTTATCAATTAACAAAATccaaaccctaaacctaaaTCCAATTTCacgtcaatagaattcaaaacTTAATATCAATTTCATAGCAATTTCATCACATAAGAATCAAAACATATATATCTCAATTAATAAAAAGTCAGAAACATCCAACTTATTGCAAGATGGCCAGGTACGGAGCATAGTCGTCGTCGACTTTGCTGAGTAGAGGTGACGCAGAGTCCTTGTGGAGCAGAAGCATCGTGGAGCAGAGGCGTTGCTGAAGTAGAGTTACCGTCAAGGACAATGCAGATCTAAGGCTTCGTTGCAAAGCAGAGGCAGAGGCGTCACGAAGCAGAGGAAGAGGCAGCGCGAAGCTATGAGCAACAAGGAGTGAGTGACACagtaagaaaaagaaagtgaaCAGTGGCTCCGATGGAGGAAGGTCAGGGATGATGACATGAGGGACTCAGAGGGAGGAGGCCGGCAACGAAGTGAGAAGGAAGATTGGAAGAAGGACTAAAGGAGGAGGTGGCAAAGTGTTGGAGAAGATTGAGTGAGGGAGAGGCTCGGATAGAGAAGGAAGTGAAAAGAGCGATGCAAAAACTGTGATTTGGGGTTGGGGGTAGGGTTTCAACATATATAAgggtatttttgtaattttaaatttacgggtattaaacaggtactCATGGGGCATGTACCTCTCTCTCCAGCCCCACCCCGTTTATTACACGGGTACCGTACTCGCCCCACGGAAAAAAAATACTCCCCAAACCTGCTCCGCGATGAATAAATCCCTGTGGATACCCGTTCCGCGGAGAAAATTGTCATCCCTACACGAGAGTCTAACTACCGCAACAATGATGCAGAACGCAACGGCATGGCCACTCTTCCATCTTTGCCGCAAACGAACACAAGCACGCGCATTTTTTGTTGTCGATTGTAGATGGATATCTAGATAAACGTGAGATGTTTTTTGTGttaaaattatgatttttttttgttcaactACAATTTAGGATGCAACAAAAAAAGTTCAATAACACAAAAAATCATCCCACACTGTTATCCAAATTTAACCCTAGTTTCActtttcattttcacacacaaaaatttaaaaaacaatcACATACCCACTTTCCTTCTCTTTTACTCCACTCACACTGCCGCTCTAATTCATGCAGTTGTGCCGCCGCCTCTCAACCAGTGTCGATGAATCTTTGATTTTAAacgtatataatttttttcaaaaatattctcatgtttaatttcaataaatttcatttgtaaaattttagaaaatttttatgtctctttgatattttttattttttatcttttgagattttttttataattgaaaacGATTAATACTTGTGTAtttgagaaaaaagaaaaaattataaaacgagactttttaaatattttttataaattgcaaaaaattatatcataaataattattggttaagttattaaaatttatattattagatgaagagttaaatttaattataataaactaatttatttttaccaATAATAATATGACATATGATAAGTGATATcttattctttaaaattaagagaattgaataaaatttattataaaaataaaatattaacttaaaatatatattaactaatattaataaaaaatattatcttataattttttttaatctcagTTGATAATAAGATAAAGAGCCAATTCAAATTCTTTTGTAAAATATGAACAACCCtcaattcaaaaaattttttattattaagatgTTGTTTAATTTGTGTATGTTATAAGGTATTCGACCAACCGCATATATAGTTTCGGAGAGTACCACTTTAGAGTtaccattaaaaaaattatttttagtaattatttaatttgtatttggtgatgataaaaaaataatcacaAATATATTTATTGAGAAATAAACATTAATTATCTTATGATGATTTATTACTAAAAAGCTTTAGCAACAACTATATAATTGTTAGATATTTTTAATAGCTGCAAAAGTTTTATAATTatcattataatatataataataataataaaaatatataattattaaaaaaaataagtcaATGGTGATAGATTTTGTATTGAAGTGTTTAGATTGTTATTACAAATAAGAAAGGTTAACACTTATACATATCAAAGTAAAATTCTTCGTAATGATCATGCAACCCGATAGCTATGAAAAAGTTATATACGTAACTGGCCATATTTAGAGCTATCTGAATCCAAAGAATGCTTAAGCCACTAAACCACGATTTCCTTCCGGGCCGGGTATCCacataaaaagaaagaatactAAAACACCACAGCTAAATGGAAAGGAAATAATGAATCCCTTACCGGTGGGCGCTATCAATCCAATAGACCCGACATAACTTAAGGCAAGAAACATCACCGGCGCGCCAAGAAAGACGCCGATGATCCCATCTGGCATTACAATAATGATTGTTGTAATTGCAAAGTAAAGGGTCGCAGTGTTTATCATTGATATAAGAATGAACTCAGAGGGTTTGATGCTTGCTTTCCCGGCTATCCTTGGCACAGTAGCGGTGTTTGTAGAATTGagagagaatgatgatgaaGTAGTAGAGTTGAGATTATTGTCAGGCTGATAGAGTCCACCTGGTGGATTCAATGCTGTCTGATAGACTGTGGTTATAATAAGAGCAGCAACTACCATGTATGCCTCACGTTGTTGTGAAGACATGCTATTTCTAATGCGACGAATAGGCCATATCTTTCTCCGAAAAACTAGTACTGCTTTCCTTAACTTGGGATGACCGCCATGATTAGTTGCTgcgccacgttttgctttagcTCCCTCTAGTATTCTTTCAATCTCTGGATAAGAATGAGCTATAGCTAGGTCTAATGCTGTTTGGTTCGAAGAATTCTTGGCATTTTTGTCCATCTTTTTACTTCCAATCAATAACATAACACCCTGGGTATTAGAGGTCCAATAAACAACACAGTTATTTCACTATTTAAATACTTTCAATTCAATACTTTATTGCTATATATATACCTGTGTATTACCGCAGAGTGTTGCAAGGTGCAAAATGTTGTTGCCGTCTACAGTCCTGTTCAGGATGGAGCGTTCTAAATCGTCTGCACCATTATAGAAGGTGTTTTCTTTGAGCCAGTCAACCATTTTTTCAAGGGCACTCAGGTTTCCACACCTCAGGGCAATGTGAAGTGCAGTTTCCTTTCTTACATTCACATCCTTGATAGAATCCGGGCATATATCGAGGAAATGAATTAGAAGCCTGATGTTTCTTCTGTCGGAACCAGATTGGCACAGAAGATGCAAAGGAGTGAGGCGTTCCTTCCCTTTGACTCTCACAAGGTCTTTATTAATTTCTACAAGGCGATACACCAGATCGTGACGATTCCGGAGCAAAGCAACGTGGATGGGGCTCATTCCTTTCGAATTCAGTTTGAAACCAAATGAAGGTTTCAATCCCATAATCTCGATCGCAAACTCGATGTGCCCGGCAGAAGCAGCAGTATGCAAGGGAGTGTTCACAAATGGAATTGCATCCACTTCCTCCAGAATGGTTGGATTCTGTTGAATTGCTCGGTAGAGCATGTCTATATTTCCAAAAGTTGCAGCACGTACCAACATTGCATTGACTACTTGCAAAACGTTTGGACTGTGTTGAATTGTCCGGTAGAACATGTTTATATCTTTACAAGTTGCAGCTTGTTCCAGCATTGCATTGACTTCTTCCAGAATGCTTGGATTCTGCTGAATTGTTCGGTAGAGCATGTTCATATTTGTTGAAGTTACAGTTTGTTTCAACATTACATTGACTTCCTCCTGAATGCTTCGATCCTGTTGAATTGCTCGGGAGAGCATGCTTATATTTCCAGAAGTTACAATTTGTTCCCTCATTGCATTAACTACCTCCAGAATGTTTGGATTCTGTTGAATTGCTTGGTAGAACATTTTTGTATTTTCAGAAGTTGTAGCTTGTTTCCACATTGCATTGACTACATGCAAAATGCCTGGATTCTGTTGAGTTGCTTGGTAGAGCAAGTTTATGTCTCTAGAAGTTGCAACTTGTTCCAGCATTGTGTTGACTTCCTCCAGAATGCTTGGATTCTGTTCAATTGCTCGGTAGAGCATGTTCATACTTCTTGAAGTTGTATCTTGTTCCAGCAGCATTGCATTGATTTTCTCCAAAATGTTTGGATTCTGTTGAATTGCTAGGTAGAGCATGTTTATCTTTCTAAAAGTTGCAGCTTGTTCCAGCATTGCATTGATTTCCTCCAGAATGCTTGAATTATGTTTAATTGCTGGGTGGAGCTTATTTCCAGAAATTGCAGCTTGTTCCAGCATTGCATCGATTTCTTTCAGAATGCTTGAATCTTGTTGAATTGCTTGGTAGAGTGTGTTTATATTTCTAGAAGTTGAGGCTTGTCCCAAAGTGCCTACATTTGCCATGTTAGGacactttttttttgttctttgaatGAAAGACACTAAAATGATAACTTTGAAAGTGATGATATGATTAGCAAGTGTATGTTGTAACTTGCAATTGCAGAACACAATTCTTCACTTAAATATGTGTAAGCAGGTATGGTTAGTAAAAGAACAATAAATTTCCATTTACGTGTTGTTTGGTTCCATGAAAATTAGAGGAAGGATCCGGAGAGAGGTGGGACATAATGAAGTTAATTGGTTGACTTCGATTTTCCGACCCATTGATGCATGCGAGCCTTCAAAGTCTGTTTTGGGTGCTAACAACATTTACTGATGATAGCAAATTTCTTCTTGTTACAGGCTTTGGTAGGGAATGCTATGAATACACAGATTAATTGCTTTGGTTGAAAAGTTTGCAATATATCATAGACGCCTTTGCTATAACATCTTTGTGTCTTAATGATTCATTTCTACGTACATTAACAAAATTTGGTCAGTCAACTCGCAAATATTAACTACCATCATTATAATTGGAAAGGAGTTGTTGAAAGTTACATGACATGTCGTTTTAGGGGCATTTGATGTTTTTGTCCTTCTCTGAAAACACACTAAATGACCATGTTCGAAAGTTTCCAAAACGCGTGACAATGCATATGCATGGGAATCTATGCTGTAATTGAGCCGACTTATTTGGTGTGTGGAGGCAAATTATCCTAGTTTATACCGTTAATAAAAGTGTACAATATGAGTTTGCTAGCTGGTATTCTAAgagtataaattaaatataccataaaaatttttttataaaaattattgtaaaaattattttttttatattttaatgtattgaatatatcaaaattactgaaaaaattttattattagatttttaaaatgTATTCTTAAAACACAGGTTAgttaaatactaaaattatctattcgtataaaatatatattaaagtatattttttgtccctaaaatttgacaaaagtttaaaaaatatctctaagttttattttgttttaattttgtcccaaaagttttcgatttgcatcaaatataccttgatggctaatttttcaaaaaaattaagatcgattcaacaacaatttcataagaataactcctcaacacaagcaaatcaagcataattttcatgcattattgttacattggtcttaaattttttaaatatttagcTTCTCaggatatatttgatgcaaatcgaaaatttGTGAGACAAAATTGAAGCAAAATAGAACTTAcgagtatttttaaattttttaccaaatttcgaggagaaaaaatatattttattcaaaaataaattaaattatatgtattatttatatataaatatattgtatctgattttagtgtacagacagtatttttatttataaaaataattgtacaagttataaaagataaatgagTCTTCAGtttcaataatttaaaaattagtattAAACCCGTGTGATGTATGgacttaaattttaatttgacatggtaaatcgaaaataatattttataattataaattttttaagtttagtatAACATTATTATTCTCATTATATAATAAACATACTTAATATGTtgttttatctttattcaaaataaaatacaaatggaACAGTTTGAAGTGTATAATATTCTTGAGGCATAAAGAAAGAGACctgaaaaaataagaatatatatataactgtAATAGTAGTATGTCAATTTTAtacttaattttatattataaggCTAATGAAAATTTATCGACAACCTAGTATTTTACTAACTTCATTAGAAAAGCAATTAGCATATGATGTTGTGCTCCATGTTACACATTTTATTTCAAGTATGAAAGTAtagttaataaattagttatatcTACGACAAATATTTGTACAAAAGTGTAAATCATAACATATTACTAAAATGAAAATACTATTTTCTTatctaaatattattaaaaatttcgtTGAATATGACATTTGTTGTTGATGAGTTTGGATTGTTGTCTTCATCTAGAATTAGAATGTTCACGCCATTGCGACTCTTAACTCTTGACAAAGCAACGTAAAATTGCCCATTGGTGAGTACTGATTTTGGCAAGTAAAGTCCTATATGTGATAATGATTTACCACATGATGAAATACCTTAGTTTTTCAATGTTTTTCTCTTCATATATAGTATCCCGTCAGCCAATAATGTTTAAGTTTCATTCCAAATACAATTTGGTTTGTTAACACAATAACACTATTAGATATCAATAACATCACAAACAGTTTTCTTAATTGATGACCAAACCTCATTAATAGCTGCAATAAATTTTCTATCGTCACACAATAGTTTCATAAAATAGAAAGCATCTTAGAAGTTAGGATATGTAATCTCAGTAACTGTCCTAATAGACTCATATGTTGTGCAacctttttaaataattaacaaaattctCATATAGTAGATATCACATGTATCCGGTGGAACATAGTTTAACTTCCCGATAGAATACTCTCTCTTGCGCGGATTTCATTCCCTTTCTTCTCTATCATAaacaaattgatttgaaaactcAGCATACGTTAAAATTTGACCTGCTTCAAATTTTTTGTTGGCCTCCATCAATACTAAGAACATTGTACCTTTTCATTTCTCTTGATCCATGATTTTTTTAAGATTGTTATTATCTTTAAAGATGATATTTTGCTTTCCAGGTAAATAAAAAGTTAATCTCATCACTAAAAGCCATCTCCGATGAATATCATAAGTCAAAGTTCTTTACACACCCTCCCGTGTAGACAAATACTAACaatcataaaattatttgatctaataatacatttttttaagtatgctttatcttttatatttttaatactaatataccaataataacattttaaataaaaagacaaaaaaatatttattcaccgaaaataatttttttctcaacAAATTAAAATCCTTCAAGCACAAAAAAGTttaatattacaaaaatatttataacaaaataaagataaaataacaatctaaatagaaaatactaaaataaataaatctaaatttattgaataaaatcttaaacaaatttaaataaataaatttgcaTTGAAGTCAATATTAAAATTCCTAGATTTCGTTTTATTCATCTAATATGTGTAAgtgtttatattaaaaaaataaattataacttaaaaaataacaataaaaagaattataccaaactatatatatatatatatatatatatatatatatatatatatattatattttaaaatttaaaaattgataaattcataaaattttaaacacaatttataaattattttttattaaaaaaatagttacaatttaaaaattaataattaattgattaattattttaattttata includes:
- the LOC130936684 gene encoding ankyrin repeat-containing protein BDA1-like, with protein sequence MANVGTLGQASTSRNINTLYQAIQQDSSILKEIDAMLEQAAISGNKLHPAIKHNSSILEEINAMLEQAATFRKINMLYLAIQQNPNILEKINAMLLEQDTTSRSMNMLYRAIEQNPSILEEVNTMLEQVATSRDINLLYQATQQNPGILHVVNAMWKQATTSENTKMFYQAIQQNPNILEVVNAMREQIVTSGNISMLSRAIQQDRSIQEEVNVMLKQTVTSTNMNMLYRTIQQNPSILEEVNAMLEQAATCKDINMFYRTIQHSPNVLQVVNAMLVRAATFGNIDMLYRAIQQNPTILEEVDAIPFVNTPLHTAASAGHIEFAIEIMGLKPSFGFKLNSKGMSPIHVALLRNRHDLVYRLVEINKDLVRVKGKERLTPLHLLCQSGSDRRNIRLLIHFLDICPDSIKDVNVRKETALHIALRCGNLSALEKMVDWLKENTFYNGADDLERSILNRTVDGNNILHLATLCGNTQGVMLLIGSKKMDKNAKNSSNQTALDLAIAHSYPEIERILEGAKAKRGAATNHGGHPKLRKAVLVFRRKIWPIRRIRNSMSSQQREAYMVVAALIITTVYQTALNPPGGLYQPDNNLNSTTSSSFSLNSTNTATVPRIAGKASIKPSEFILISMINTATLYFAITTIIIVMPDGIIGVFLGAPVMFLALSYVGSIGLIAPTGKGFIISFPFSCGVLVFFLFMWIPGPEGNRGLVA